The proteins below are encoded in one region of Planctopirus limnophila DSM 3776:
- a CDS encoding transglutaminase TgpA family protein, with protein MPLTTVFHASLYGTICLAGFILGRAEGNFIPYLTILVAMVGYMLTEHYKKWMVTVPVANALGLVAFLVAAIEFTVGDREGKLLAGAHLVVYLNWIVLLQKKTNRQYWAMAALSLLQVAVASVLTNDSWYGGMLVLYSVVAMWSLAIFSLHQANQQFESGRREPVSRSPMAGSSIAMTTASVIMPSETWSTIRHDGSARWVTPRFILGVMTIAGMSLMLSGVFFTLVPRVWIGPRLSLGDEADGPVGSLGRNTMTGFTSQVKLGSLGEILENSTPVLQVRLFDSETDREIDVNQYCERLGYAEPLFRGIVLSRYESSQWLADVVFSSQDPLPRILAEPAVRQEYVLEPVGTDLLFVIGDVRACDLDGSERRRVVKHTTTSVLTRDSVGRSGSAERIGYTAYSAPMPAVVQPFAIMPVSSRLWQEYLSRNYLEDLLILNDDVAAIRPIVERILEEKTRQVGSKLTPVQQAVALESWLRDSGNFKYTLKQARVDLTVDPVIDFLINRKEGHCEYFNTALALMLRAAGIPSRLVSGFKGGDTNPLNGRFEVQQRHAHVWVEAFLTEPNGKFFWGTFDATPVAERNTELETIGGKMTFWQAMSSEISMFWSRYVVNVTLNDQEQGVYGPLRDWVASLGGQLKDRTGGIQSLLYGLFSILASPKEWLTVSGMLRLLIILVLFTGLLYVLRYGIKLSLKGFSKYSQKRKVERKVVEFYERFQKVIAQAGFKRDEAQTQREFALQVTHKLSHRLHDESVLKLPEELTELFYKVRFGDDIVDAATAQSLDDRLDRLESLLDTNRQRQHASKV; from the coding sequence ATGCCGCTGACAACTGTCTTTCATGCCAGTCTGTATGGCACGATCTGTCTGGCGGGCTTTATTCTGGGCCGAGCTGAGGGCAACTTTATCCCTTATCTCACGATTCTTGTGGCCATGGTCGGCTACATGCTGACTGAGCATTACAAAAAATGGATGGTCACTGTTCCTGTCGCCAATGCTTTGGGGCTTGTGGCCTTTCTCGTCGCAGCTATTGAATTCACTGTGGGTGACCGTGAAGGAAAGCTTCTGGCTGGTGCGCATCTGGTGGTTTATCTGAACTGGATTGTGCTGCTGCAAAAGAAAACCAATCGACAATACTGGGCTATGGCGGCACTGAGTTTATTGCAGGTGGCTGTCGCCTCCGTTCTGACGAACGACAGTTGGTATGGTGGCATGCTCGTCCTTTATTCCGTAGTGGCGATGTGGTCGCTGGCGATCTTTTCGCTGCATCAGGCCAATCAGCAATTTGAATCCGGACGACGCGAACCGGTGTCTCGATCTCCGATGGCAGGTTCTTCGATCGCCATGACGACCGCTTCCGTGATTATGCCCAGTGAAACCTGGAGCACTATTCGTCACGATGGTTCGGCAAGGTGGGTCACGCCGCGTTTCATCCTGGGCGTCATGACCATTGCCGGCATGTCGCTCATGCTCAGTGGCGTGTTCTTTACGCTTGTGCCGCGAGTGTGGATTGGCCCGCGTTTATCATTAGGTGATGAAGCCGATGGTCCGGTGGGCAGTCTGGGCCGCAATACCATGACAGGCTTCACGTCTCAGGTGAAACTGGGCTCACTGGGCGAAATTCTGGAAAATTCAACACCGGTGCTTCAGGTCAGGTTGTTCGATTCCGAAACAGATCGGGAAATCGATGTCAATCAGTATTGTGAGCGACTTGGTTATGCCGAGCCTCTCTTTCGAGGCATTGTGCTGAGCCGTTACGAATCGAGCCAATGGCTGGCCGATGTGGTCTTTTCTTCACAAGATCCATTACCACGCATTCTCGCGGAGCCGGCAGTGCGCCAGGAGTATGTTCTGGAGCCAGTCGGGACAGATCTGCTCTTTGTCATTGGCGATGTGAGGGCTTGCGATCTTGATGGTTCCGAACGCCGTCGGGTTGTGAAGCATACCACAACCTCTGTGCTGACACGCGATAGCGTGGGACGTTCGGGAAGTGCGGAACGGATTGGCTATACTGCGTACTCGGCACCAATGCCGGCTGTTGTGCAGCCCTTTGCCATCATGCCGGTTTCCTCCAGGCTCTGGCAGGAATATCTCTCGCGCAATTATCTGGAAGACCTGCTGATCCTCAATGATGATGTCGCGGCGATTCGGCCGATTGTCGAGCGCATTCTTGAAGAAAAAACCCGACAGGTGGGCAGCAAACTGACTCCTGTACAACAGGCAGTCGCGCTCGAATCGTGGCTGCGCGACAGTGGGAATTTCAAGTATACGCTCAAACAGGCGCGTGTGGATCTGACGGTTGATCCCGTGATCGATTTTCTCATCAACCGCAAGGAAGGGCATTGTGAATACTTCAATACAGCCCTCGCACTCATGCTGCGGGCTGCCGGAATTCCCTCACGTTTAGTGAGTGGATTCAAAGGAGGAGATACGAATCCTTTGAATGGCCGATTTGAAGTCCAGCAGCGGCATGCTCATGTCTGGGTGGAGGCATTTCTAACTGAGCCTAATGGCAAGTTCTTCTGGGGCACCTTTGATGCCACGCCTGTCGCAGAGCGGAATACAGAACTGGAAACCATCGGTGGCAAAATGACTTTCTGGCAGGCCATGTCGAGTGAGATTTCCATGTTCTGGTCTCGCTATGTGGTGAATGTCACTCTGAATGATCAGGAGCAGGGGGTCTACGGCCCGCTGCGCGATTGGGTGGCATCGCTGGGTGGTCAGTTAAAGGATCGCACCGGTGGCATTCAGAGCCTCCTGTACGGCCTCTTCTCGATTCTGGCGTCACCCAAAGAGTGGCTCACTGTCAGTGGTATGTTGAGGTTGCTGATTATTCTCGTCTTGTTCACGGGCCTGTTGTATGTCCTCAGATACGGCATCAAACTTTCACTGAAGGGGTTCTCGAAGTATTCCCAGAAGCGAAAAGTTGAACGCAAGGTTGTCGAGTTTTACGAGCGATTCCAGAAAGTCATCGCTCAGGCTGGCTTTAAGCGGGATGAAGCTCAGACCCAGAGAGAATTTGCACTGCAGGTGACTCACAAACTTTCGCACCGACTCCACGACGAATCTGTGTTGAAACTCCCTGAAGAACTGACCGAGTTGTTTTATAAAGTCCGCTTCGGGGATGATATCGTTGATGCCGCGACGGCTCAGTCATTAGATGACCGGCTGGATCGTCTTGAGAGCCTGCTCGATACCAACCGGCAGCGTCAACATGCTTCTAAGGTTTAG
- a CDS encoding type II secretion system F family protein, translating to MPLNIVAIWCRSLSTLLHSGVALIRALELAGKRAGDQRFGPVTQRLIQEVRSGNGLSEALIAEGSTFPALLVDMVSVGEQTGNLPEVLTSLAGHFDHQVQMRRTFIAAITWPVLQAVAAILIVAILIVVLGIVAQVTGSSPLDVLGVGLTGTTGAVAWLSGWAMLLVAGCIGWEMINRMGQRGAFDRLLLTIPVVGHCLRSFALSRFSWAFAITQNSGMMIGPSISASLKASGNAAFAATAPEINAMVMSGEELSDALQATGYFPTDYLEMIRVGESSGTVPEVLERMAPQLDDDARRSLAQLTMAFSSAIWAAVAIMIIVLIFRVFSIYLGLINGALKDI from the coding sequence ATGCCACTGAATATCGTCGCCATCTGGTGCAGATCACTCAGTACACTCCTGCACTCGGGTGTGGCTCTGATTCGAGCCTTGGAACTTGCCGGCAAGCGGGCAGGCGATCAACGCTTCGGGCCTGTCACTCAACGATTGATTCAGGAAGTGCGGTCTGGCAATGGATTATCCGAAGCCTTGATCGCTGAAGGTTCCACATTTCCGGCTCTGCTGGTGGATATGGTCAGTGTGGGTGAACAGACGGGGAATCTTCCCGAAGTTTTGACATCACTGGCTGGGCATTTCGATCATCAGGTGCAAATGCGGCGCACCTTTATAGCCGCCATCACCTGGCCTGTCCTGCAGGCCGTCGCTGCCATACTGATTGTGGCCATTCTGATTGTCGTTCTGGGGATCGTAGCTCAGGTAACCGGCTCATCACCACTGGATGTTCTGGGTGTGGGATTGACGGGAACAACCGGCGCAGTGGCATGGCTGAGTGGTTGGGCCATGCTGCTGGTGGCCGGTTGTATTGGCTGGGAGATGATCAATCGCATGGGACAAAGAGGGGCCTTTGACCGATTACTGCTGACGATCCCTGTCGTGGGCCATTGCCTGAGATCGTTTGCTTTGTCTCGTTTCTCCTGGGCGTTTGCCATTACTCAGAATTCGGGCATGATGATTGGCCCAAGTATTTCGGCCAGTCTCAAAGCCAGTGGTAATGCCGCTTTCGCTGCGACGGCACCAGAAATCAACGCAATGGTTATGTCGGGCGAGGAATTATCGGATGCCCTGCAGGCCACGGGGTATTTTCCCACGGATTATCTGGAAATGATTCGCGTCGGTGAATCTTCGGGAACTGTTCCCGAAGTGCTGGAGAGAATGGCTCCCCAACTGGATGATGATGCCAGACGCAGCCTCGCTCAATTGACGATGGCCTTCAGTTCAGCCATCTGGGCAGCTGTGGCCATCATGATCATCGTCCTGATCTTCCGCGTCTTTTCGATCTACCTCGGATTGATCAATGGCGCACTCAAGGACATCTAG
- a CDS encoding cytochrome c, with translation MLPKSFTNPVVSVIAGRLLQSTMVLGCIIGVSTFATAESPIPIANVAPVSDLNAEAEALIAAVGKTLESEETYKKDAKVWKQGASLLAVVSQAIVEHPEASSLKSAAPSIRQGAIQVARSKTLAEAQAGQKMISEAVAGRFAADAKPEADWAKLTKMHPSMEEMNSRAAAVRRSLKRLRKPEEEARDATALALLAVATYADTHEVKNAADKPYWQELAGNFQKEMTETATAMRSKDLEKAKTVFAEGMKRCEACHEKFHNE, from the coding sequence GTGCTGCCGAAGTCTTTTACGAACCCAGTGGTTTCAGTGATTGCCGGTCGTTTGCTGCAGAGCACGATGGTGTTGGGCTGCATCATCGGAGTTTCTACCTTCGCTACAGCAGAAAGTCCGATTCCCATTGCCAACGTCGCTCCCGTCAGCGATCTCAATGCGGAAGCAGAAGCTCTGATTGCTGCTGTTGGTAAAACTTTGGAATCGGAAGAAACTTACAAGAAGGATGCCAAAGTCTGGAAGCAGGGGGCCAGCCTGTTAGCGGTCGTCTCGCAGGCGATTGTCGAACATCCCGAGGCCAGCTCACTGAAGTCGGCAGCACCTTCCATTCGTCAGGGGGCCATACAAGTTGCTCGCAGCAAAACACTGGCTGAAGCTCAAGCGGGCCAGAAGATGATTTCAGAAGCTGTCGCTGGTCGCTTTGCTGCCGACGCGAAGCCTGAGGCCGATTGGGCTAAGCTCACCAAAATGCACCCCTCGATGGAAGAAATGAACTCGCGAGCTGCCGCCGTCCGCCGATCTCTCAAGAGACTCCGTAAACCCGAGGAAGAGGCCCGCGATGCCACTGCTCTTGCATTACTGGCTGTGGCCACTTATGCAGATACCCACGAAGTGAAAAACGCAGCCGACAAACCTTACTGGCAGGAATTGGCTGGAAATTTCCAGAAGGAAATGACTGAGACTGCGACCGCCATGCGATCAAAAGATCTCGAAAAAGCCAAAACAGTCTTCGCTGAAGGGATGAAACGCTGCGAAGCCTGTCATGAGAAGTTCCACAACGAATAG
- the hemA gene encoding glutamyl-tRNA reductase: MNLHVVSCNHQSSGLAIRERLAFSSAEDIQRAYQEFHERFPTSEVVFLSTCNRVEVYAANTEEDPAVVRQNLASFLSEFHHVPLEEFSEELTEHTGPEAVQHLFQVVSSLDSMVLGEPQIVAQVKDAYRKADENGSCGALTHALFQGAIRTSNRVRTETRLSNGRVSIASVAVGEFGKSIFDTFADKIVVVIGAGEMAEETLRYLADEGVQQVIVVNRSRDRAERLAEKYRGQVADWQQLDEWLGKADVIVSTTGADEPVVTMARFELARRKQNRYKPVFIIDLGAPRDFDVKIASLDDVYLYDIDSLQKTCDRNRKLRQAEVEKANRIIEEETQRFMSEFYSRAGGAIVKRLRDDWHSISQQELQKLFSKLSHLPAEDRDAIERTVARIVNKLLHPPLEALRDESKGGSPNGLLDALSRLFRLR; encoded by the coding sequence ATGAACCTCCATGTCGTCTCCTGCAATCATCAATCCTCAGGATTGGCAATTCGTGAAAGACTCGCTTTTTCCAGTGCCGAAGATATCCAGCGGGCTTATCAGGAGTTCCACGAGCGCTTCCCGACATCAGAAGTCGTGTTCCTTTCGACCTGTAATCGTGTGGAAGTCTATGCAGCGAACACTGAAGAAGATCCTGCCGTCGTCAGGCAGAATCTGGCTTCGTTTCTCTCCGAGTTTCATCATGTTCCTCTGGAAGAGTTTTCCGAGGAACTGACGGAACATACTGGCCCAGAGGCGGTGCAGCATTTGTTTCAGGTCGTGTCGAGCCTGGACAGCATGGTGCTTGGTGAGCCGCAAATCGTGGCTCAGGTGAAAGATGCTTATCGTAAAGCAGACGAAAACGGCAGTTGCGGTGCTTTGACGCATGCTCTGTTTCAAGGTGCGATCCGCACATCCAATCGGGTGCGGACAGAGACCAGACTTTCCAATGGTCGGGTATCGATTGCCAGTGTCGCTGTTGGAGAATTCGGGAAGAGCATTTTCGATACGTTTGCCGACAAAATCGTCGTGGTGATCGGTGCCGGCGAGATGGCGGAGGAGACACTCCGATACCTGGCGGATGAAGGTGTGCAGCAGGTCATTGTCGTCAATCGCAGCCGAGATCGTGCCGAGCGTTTGGCAGAGAAGTACCGAGGACAAGTTGCCGACTGGCAGCAACTGGACGAATGGCTGGGGAAAGCCGACGTGATTGTGAGTACCACTGGTGCGGATGAACCTGTGGTGACGATGGCTCGTTTTGAATTGGCTCGCAGAAAGCAGAACCGCTACAAGCCTGTGTTTATCATTGACCTGGGTGCTCCCAGAGATTTTGACGTGAAGATCGCTTCGCTCGATGATGTTTATCTGTATGACATTGACAGCCTGCAGAAAACCTGTGACCGCAACCGCAAGCTGCGTCAGGCCGAAGTTGAAAAAGCGAACCGCATTATCGAGGAAGAAACTCAGCGGTTCATGAGTGAGTTTTACAGCCGGGCGGGCGGTGCGATCGTTAAACGCCTGCGCGATGACTGGCATTCGATCAGCCAGCAGGAATTGCAGAAGCTGTTTTCAAAACTTTCGCATCTGCCTGCCGAAGACCGAGATGCCATTGAACGTACGGTCGCGCGAATTGTGAATAAGCTGTTGCACCCGCCGCTGGAAGCCTTACGTGACGAATCGAAGGGTGGCTCGCCCAATGGCTTGCTCGATGCTTTATCGAGACTCTTCCGCTTGCGATGA
- the ccsA gene encoding cytochrome c biogenesis protein CcsA, whose translation MLNVSVFCIFASYLVAFGFELTRLRGQGWLARTLTLGFATAGLLAHTLYLLARASAENLPPLLSSSHDWLLVLAWLLMVLYLVLTIVDSQLAVGIISFPLIIGLVATSWLLPETSARSWDPLRSWAMLHASSLVLGTAAVLVGFVISLLFLWQNERLKQGAIAKRSLSLPSLEQLARLNLWAISTAVPLLSVGVLSGIILTNWTSENVWIDPVVLGGTIGWALICGLLTWQLSRTRTPGRKVAVATAWSSGLLLLAYVGLQVLTSAAGVSSVHGAKPAKEAPKAVTLPIKSSNEEGQK comes from the coding sequence ATGCTCAATGTGAGTGTTTTCTGCATCTTTGCCAGCTATCTCGTGGCCTTTGGCTTTGAGTTGACACGATTACGTGGCCAGGGCTGGTTGGCACGAACACTGACTCTGGGCTTCGCGACTGCCGGGCTCCTGGCTCATACCCTGTATCTGCTGGCAAGAGCCAGTGCTGAGAACTTGCCGCCCTTACTCAGTTCCTCACATGACTGGCTGCTGGTTCTGGCCTGGCTGCTGATGGTGCTATATCTGGTCCTGACAATTGTCGATTCGCAACTGGCTGTCGGGATCATTTCGTTTCCGTTGATTATTGGACTCGTGGCCACCTCATGGCTGCTTCCAGAGACATCGGCCCGGAGTTGGGATCCTTTAAGATCGTGGGCCATGCTGCATGCCAGTTCGCTAGTACTAGGGACAGCAGCAGTCCTCGTCGGATTTGTCATCAGCCTGCTCTTTTTGTGGCAGAATGAACGCCTCAAACAGGGGGCCATTGCCAAACGCAGTTTGAGCTTACCAAGCCTCGAACAACTGGCGCGACTCAACTTATGGGCGATTTCGACAGCCGTTCCACTTTTAAGTGTGGGAGTCCTTTCAGGCATCATCCTCACGAACTGGACCTCCGAAAATGTATGGATCGACCCTGTGGTTCTCGGCGGCACGATCGGCTGGGCATTGATTTGCGGCTTGCTGACATGGCAACTCTCTCGAACACGCACACCGGGCCGGAAGGTGGCTGTGGCCACGGCGTGGTCATCGGGGCTGTTACTGCTGGCTTATGTCGGATTGCAGGTGCTGACATCGGCTGCCGGTGTGAGTTCAGTGCATGGAGCAAAACCTGCCAAAGAGGCTCCTAAAGCAGTAACTCTTCCCATAAAGTCTTCAAACGAGGAGGGGCAGAAATGA
- a CDS encoding PIN/TRAM domain-containing protein, whose protein sequence is MLLIIIRILYAVICAGAIASFVAPSSNPPAFIGDYPFVWFVGLMLFTQAFTLADLLIPRKRLDLISSIYFGLLIGVLLCYLLSVALEPLSLLPYVKSAVIGLGLIVLPYVCISLLLQTRNDFRFVIPYVEFVKEIKGGRPLVVDTSSLIDGRIADLAETKLFDTEMIVPSFVLEELQEIADSNDKLRRTRGRRGLDVLTRLQQNSKVDIRVEEVKEKNPEGLTVDQRIVGLAKQRGGRVLTNDFNLNKVASVQGVDVINLNDVANALRPRYLPGEQLRIKIIREGEAYGQGVGYLDDGTMVICEQGAVHLNREIEVVVTSVLQNSAGRMIFGRMQGTPAPAPAKSV, encoded by the coding sequence ATGCTGCTGATCATTATTCGAATTCTGTACGCGGTCATCTGCGCGGGAGCCATTGCATCCTTCGTGGCACCCTCCAGCAATCCTCCGGCGTTTATCGGAGATTATCCATTCGTCTGGTTTGTGGGGCTGATGCTCTTTACGCAGGCCTTTACGCTGGCTGACTTACTGATCCCCCGCAAACGGTTGGATCTGATTTCTTCGATTTACTTCGGACTTTTGATTGGTGTCCTCCTGTGCTATCTCCTTTCGGTGGCACTCGAACCACTCAGCCTGTTGCCATATGTGAAAAGTGCCGTGATTGGCTTGGGACTGATTGTGCTGCCCTATGTCTGTATTTCGCTGCTGTTGCAGACGCGCAACGATTTCCGCTTCGTGATTCCTTATGTCGAGTTTGTGAAGGAGATCAAAGGGGGCCGGCCTCTGGTGGTGGATACCAGTTCGCTGATCGATGGCCGCATTGCCGATCTGGCAGAAACAAAGTTATTCGACACAGAGATGATTGTCCCGAGCTTTGTCCTGGAAGAACTTCAGGAGATTGCCGACAGCAATGACAAATTGCGACGCACACGCGGGCGTCGCGGTCTGGATGTGCTGACCCGTCTACAGCAGAACTCAAAGGTCGACATTCGTGTCGAAGAGGTGAAAGAAAAGAATCCCGAAGGTTTGACAGTCGACCAGAGAATTGTCGGACTGGCCAAACAGCGTGGTGGCCGTGTGCTGACCAACGACTTTAATCTGAATAAAGTTGCCAGTGTTCAAGGTGTGGATGTCATTAATCTCAATGATGTCGCGAATGCATTAAGACCCAGATACCTCCCAGGCGAGCAGTTGCGAATCAAGATCATCCGTGAAGGTGAAGCTTACGGGCAGGGCGTGGGATATCTTGATGATGGCACGATGGTGATCTGCGAACAGGGGGCAGTTCATCTGAACCGCGAAATTGAAGTCGTGGTGACCAGTGTGCTGCAGAACAGTGCCGGCCGTATGATTTTTGGACGTATGCAAGGCACCCCTGCCCCAGCACCAGCGAAAAGCGTCTAG
- a CDS encoding glutaminyl-peptide cyclotransferase: MPIKFSREWSLFVVLCCMWSQVACDHSTAHSRDRVLPVEKAEVVAAFPHDPEAFSQGLVVEGGTLYESTGLFGSSSLRIVDLETGKVQKIVRLNDQYFGEGLTKRGDQLIQITWKNREAFVFDAATLEYKSTIRYAGEGWGLTRWGEHLVMSDGSSVLKVLEPETFRVLKKISVRADGRAVSDLNELETVGNEIWANVWHRDLILRIDPRTGEGIGWIDLSHLFPSNRRPHQEAVLNGIAYDPVKGRLFVTGKNWPQLFEIRVDSLPEPAAKKP, encoded by the coding sequence ATGCCAATCAAATTCTCCAGGGAATGGTCGCTCTTTGTTGTCCTGTGCTGCATGTGGTCTCAGGTCGCTTGCGATCACTCGACGGCTCACTCACGAGATCGAGTCTTGCCTGTCGAAAAGGCCGAGGTTGTGGCCGCTTTTCCACACGATCCAGAAGCCTTCAGCCAGGGGTTGGTGGTCGAGGGCGGTACTCTCTACGAAAGTACGGGCCTGTTTGGAAGTTCTTCGTTGCGGATTGTGGATCTGGAAACCGGGAAAGTTCAAAAGATTGTTCGCTTGAACGATCAGTATTTCGGTGAGGGGCTCACCAAACGGGGTGACCAACTGATTCAGATCACGTGGAAGAATCGCGAAGCCTTTGTGTTTGACGCAGCAACTTTGGAATACAAATCGACGATCCGCTATGCGGGTGAAGGGTGGGGTCTCACTCGCTGGGGCGAACATCTGGTCATGAGTGATGGTTCATCTGTACTCAAGGTTTTAGAACCAGAGACCTTTCGAGTATTAAAAAAAATCTCGGTCCGCGCGGATGGTCGAGCGGTCTCCGATCTCAATGAACTCGAGACTGTGGGAAACGAAATCTGGGCCAATGTCTGGCATCGCGATCTCATCCTGAGAATTGATCCTCGAACAGGAGAGGGGATTGGCTGGATCGATCTGAGCCATCTGTTTCCTTCCAATCGTCGTCCTCATCAGGAGGCAGTTCTAAATGGAATCGCTTATGATCCAGTGAAAGGCCGGTTGTTTGTCACCGGGAAAAACTGGCCTCAATTGTTTGAGATTCGAGTCGACTCACTCCCGGAACCAGCCGCCAAAAAGCCCTGA
- a CDS encoding nitroreductase family protein, with the protein MTESLLPPSDVSKSIQELMATRRTIGAFLPEANGLQDALLEAVEAARWAPNHRRTEPWLFVNLGPETIEKVLTLNDQILTASKGAEFAATKRKQWAEIPGWLVVGCKVSDNPEIAEEDYAACACAIQNLTLSLWSRGIASKWSTGDITKRADFATICGLNPENDRIVGLIWYGYPAKVPPGSRQRTADQILTRLP; encoded by the coding sequence ATGACAGAGTCTTTATTGCCTCCATCTGATGTGTCGAAGTCGATTCAGGAACTCATGGCGACTCGCCGGACAATTGGTGCGTTTTTGCCTGAAGCCAACGGGCTTCAGGATGCTCTGCTCGAAGCGGTTGAAGCCGCCCGCTGGGCTCCGAACCACCGGCGGACAGAACCATGGCTGTTTGTCAATCTGGGGCCTGAGACGATCGAAAAAGTTCTGACCTTGAACGATCAGATTCTCACAGCCAGTAAAGGGGCCGAATTTGCTGCCACGAAGCGAAAACAGTGGGCTGAAATCCCCGGCTGGCTGGTGGTCGGTTGTAAAGTCTCGGACAACCCGGAAATTGCCGAAGAAGATTATGCAGCCTGTGCCTGTGCAATACAGAATCTCACGTTAAGTCTGTGGTCACGAGGCATTGCCAGCAAATGGTCCACAGGCGACATCACAAAGCGAGCGGACTTCGCCACGATTTGTGGTCTCAATCCAGAAAACGACCGCATCGTGGGCCTGATTTGGTACGGCTATCCCGCCAAAGTTCCACCTGGCAGCCGTCAGCGTACTGCTGATCAGATTCTCACCAGACTTCCTTGA
- a CDS encoding DUF1559 domain-containing protein — MFTINAPGLSKICPAKHHTRKGFTLIELLVVIAIIAILIALLLPAVQQAREAARRSQCVNNLKQLGLALHNYHDTHGVLPPGWIGVDAATRQPHAEDGVSGFSWGTMILPMLDQTPLYNRINFSDSCMSTAGNNNQTLLRTILPAFRCPSDSGPQTWQIFDEATGATPLATLANANYVGAFGNSVQGYTNYSWEDDIEDNGPDHQIRGNGMFWHNSNVRFRDVSDGLSNTVLVGEHKTDLLPDPSEPDEQWFSTWGAVIPEGAEAIARVLGLADHTPNHPSTHLDDFSSPHVGGAHFLFGDGRVRFLTENVDLGLFKAINTRAGGEVVGEY, encoded by the coding sequence ATGTTCACGATAAATGCTCCAGGTTTATCGAAGATTTGTCCTGCAAAACATCATACCCGCAAAGGATTTACACTGATCGAACTGCTGGTGGTGATTGCGATTATTGCCATTTTGATCGCTCTTTTATTGCCAGCAGTTCAGCAGGCTCGTGAAGCGGCCCGGCGATCACAGTGTGTCAACAATCTCAAGCAATTGGGATTGGCACTGCACAACTATCATGACACACACGGTGTTCTGCCACCGGGCTGGATTGGAGTGGATGCAGCCACTCGGCAGCCACATGCCGAAGATGGTGTCTCTGGGTTCTCGTGGGGAACGATGATTCTTCCAATGCTGGATCAGACACCACTTTATAACCGTATCAACTTTTCTGACTCATGCATGAGTACTGCAGGCAACAACAACCAAACTCTGCTGCGTACGATTCTGCCAGCCTTCCGCTGTCCATCGGATAGTGGGCCACAAACGTGGCAGATTTTCGATGAAGCGACTGGCGCTACCCCATTGGCAACTCTGGCAAATGCCAACTATGTCGGAGCCTTTGGAAATTCAGTTCAAGGATATACAAACTACTCATGGGAAGATGACATCGAAGATAACGGGCCAGATCATCAGATTCGTGGCAATGGGATGTTCTGGCACAACAGCAATGTTCGCTTCCGTGATGTCAGCGATGGACTCAGCAATACGGTACTGGTGGGCGAACATAAAACTGACTTGCTTCCAGATCCCTCAGAGCCTGACGAGCAGTGGTTCAGCACCTGGGGAGCCGTGATTCCTGAAGGGGCCGAAGCGATTGCCCGCGTGTTGGGTCTGGCCGATCACACGCCGAACCATCCTTCAACTCACCTGGACGATTTTAGCAGCCCGCATGTGGGCGGGGCTCACTTTCTCTTCGGAGATGGTCGCGTGCGATTCCTGACCGAAAACGTCGATCTGGGTCTGTTTAAAGCCATCAATACTCGCGCAGGCGGTGAAGTGGTCGGCGAATACTAA